A portion of the Lysinibacillus timonensis genome contains these proteins:
- a CDS encoding DUF3231 family protein — translation MEHADQALNPMNVIKPLNLSTQQLDESQSLTVVEMGKLWTTYMGNSMSSQILPYYLQHCEDEQIKILLENALAISKDFLQRIEKFFQGGNFPIPAGFSQEDVNLGAPRLYEDEFYVHYLKYAAKAGMSIYAVAIPLVMREDIREFFVYANQCTTILLGQINNVLMDKKFIVKPPTIPTPEKNDFINNQSYLNGWLGEVRPLHAMEIIHLYDNIENNTTSKALLLGFYQTVKDEKIKALFKRGLEMTDKAVKQFTEKLQIENLQAPSHIDHLVTTSTNSPFSDKIMLFHKFDMFSIKIRTLGNSIAVNGRRDISALYGRAVINNGLFVDDAANILIDKGWLESPPKAFDRG, via the coding sequence ATGGAACATGCCGATCAAGCATTAAATCCAATGAATGTAATTAAGCCACTTAATTTGAGTACTCAACAATTAGACGAGTCTCAATCTTTAACGGTTGTAGAAATGGGAAAACTTTGGACAACATATATGGGGAATAGTATGTCAAGTCAAATCCTACCTTATTATCTACAACATTGTGAGGATGAACAAATTAAAATATTGTTGGAAAATGCCTTAGCAATCAGTAAAGATTTTTTACAAAGAATAGAAAAGTTTTTTCAAGGTGGAAATTTCCCTATACCAGCAGGATTTAGCCAAGAAGATGTAAATCTGGGTGCCCCACGATTATACGAAGATGAATTTTATGTTCATTATCTAAAATATGCTGCGAAGGCGGGTATGAGTATTTATGCAGTTGCAATTCCGTTAGTCATGAGAGAGGATATAAGAGAATTTTTCGTTTATGCCAATCAATGTACCACTATCCTATTAGGACAAATTAATAATGTTTTAATGGACAAGAAGTTCATTGTAAAACCTCCAACTATTCCAACACCTGAGAAAAACGACTTTATAAATAATCAAAGCTATCTTAATGGTTGGCTTGGAGAAGTTAGACCACTACATGCAATGGAAATTATTCATCTTTACGATAACATCGAAAATAATACAACAAGTAAAGCATTGTTATTAGGATTTTATCAGACCGTAAAAGACGAAAAAATAAAGGCTTTGTTTAAACGAGGTTTAGAAATGACGGATAAGGCGGTAAAGCAATTTACTGAAAAACTGCAGATTGAAAACTTACAAGCACCGTCACATATAGATCATTTGGTTACAACATCTACTAATTCACCATTCTCAGATAAAATAATGCTATTCCATAAATTTGACATGTTTTCTATAAAAATAAGGACTTTAGGGAACTCAATTGCGGTTAATGGAAGAAGAGATATTAGCGCATTATATGGGAGAGCTGTAATTAACAATGGCTTATTTGTTGATGATGCTGCAAATATACTAATTGATAAAGGCTGGCTAGAATCACCCCCAAAAGCATTTGATAGAGGTTAA
- a CDS encoding DUF3231 family protein, with product MPNHAFEALMKVFHSLFDDEPKTALHVGEVMSCWTYLTILEESVALEQLAINTTEDVELNDFLHKTMSGASSQATRLKEFLQNEGVPLPPASEPKPLSEPSAIPLGAKMTDSEIANSVSVKLAAAISLCATSSVQSVRNDVGMMFFEFQTEAMRYGAILKSIMKKRGWIKIPPYFYPPGKPNS from the coding sequence ATGCCAAATCATGCATTCGAGGCACTAATGAAGGTTTTTCATAGTTTATTTGACGACGAACCGAAAACAGCTTTACACGTTGGTGAAGTCATGTCTTGCTGGACTTACTTAACCATTTTGGAAGAATCTGTTGCACTCGAGCAACTGGCGATTAATACAACAGAAGATGTAGAGCTAAATGATTTTCTTCATAAAACAATGAGTGGTGCTAGTTCGCAAGCCACAAGACTTAAGGAGTTTCTTCAAAACGAAGGGGTACCCCTACCCCCTGCTTCAGAGCCGAAGCCTTTATCTGAACCAAGTGCCATTCCTTTAGGAGCAAAGATGACTGACTCAGAAATTGCTAATTCAGTCAGTGTTAAGTTAGCCGCAGCGATTTCATTGTGTGCAACAAGTTCAGTGCAATCTGTCCGAAACGATGTTGGAATGATGTTCTTTGAGTTCCAAACGGAAGCAATGAGATATGGTGCCATTCTAAAATCTATTATGAAAAAACGAGGTTGGATCAAGATACCGCCATATTTTTATCCGCCCGGCAAACCGAACAGTTAA
- a CDS encoding NAD(P)H-binding protein: MDKVKKVAIIGGTGKVGRHIASRALEKGYQVRMLVRSPKKLTSHDARIEIVEGDVRNLEDIQKLLTDCQIVISTFGQPLKEEPIYSSVTENILKIMSDLKITRYIGVTGGSLTINGDKKSLLNKIGANVFEIVYSKMMSDKKNEWIILNRNTSIQWTLIRLPFIDEGKEKGFIKENLTDMPGTKITNNDIATFIIQQIDHPKYVHKAPFISN; this comes from the coding sequence ATGGATAAGGTAAAAAAGGTTGCTATTATTGGTGGAACTGGGAAAGTGGGACGTCATATTGCTTCAAGAGCGTTAGAAAAGGGATATCAAGTCCGTATGCTTGTTAGGAGTCCAAAAAAGTTAACTTCGCACGACGCTAGGATTGAAATCGTAGAGGGGGATGTGCGGAATTTAGAGGATATTCAGAAACTATTAACAGATTGTCAAATTGTAATAAGTACGTTCGGCCAACCACTGAAAGAGGAGCCAATCTATAGCAGTGTAACTGAAAACATACTTAAGATTATGTCTGATTTGAAAATCACTCGTTATATTGGGGTAACGGGAGGTTCTTTAACAATTAATGGAGATAAAAAAAGCTTATTAAATAAAATTGGGGCAAATGTATTTGAAATTGTCTACTCGAAAATGATGAGTGACAAGAAAAACGAATGGATTATTCTAAACCGAAATACAAGTATTCAATGGACTTTAATCAGACTACCTTTTATAGATGAGGGTAAAGAAAAAGGATTCATAAAAGAAAATCTGACAGATATGCCGGGGACAAAAATAACTAACAATGATATAGCCACTTTTATTATTCAGCAAATTGATCATCCAAAGTATGTCCATAAGGCACCATTTATTTCAAATTGA
- a CDS encoding TrmB family transcriptional regulator, producing MKDLIQQLKNMNFNEYEAKAYISLVKLGTVTAYQVSKDSGVPRARIYEILDVLVERGIVMKEEIDESMQYSPLPVDVFLQKVQSNWMQNFKDISHSLKEIEKREIEPTNRVMTLKDKEMIINYCQALLKKARKRIIISMWDDMYEVLKGDLEEAAKRIDIKGLTIHVENPVSKIDTHRLTQFTETPTSEHWFILSIDAQEMIYGPSLDARNLAFYTNDPVHIYLLEDYIWHDVLVNRIVKSSNEDFDKWIAVERKWFYENQT from the coding sequence ATGAAGGATTTAATACAACAATTAAAAAATATGAATTTTAATGAATACGAGGCAAAAGCCTATATATCACTCGTCAAACTTGGTACTGTGACTGCATATCAAGTCAGCAAAGATTCAGGTGTGCCCCGGGCTCGAATTTATGAGATATTGGACGTACTTGTAGAGAGAGGTATTGTCATGAAGGAAGAAATTGATGAATCTATGCAATACTCTCCCTTACCTGTAGACGTTTTCCTACAAAAAGTTCAATCCAACTGGATGCAAAATTTTAAGGATATCAGTCATTCCTTAAAAGAAATCGAAAAAAGAGAAATCGAACCAACGAATCGTGTCATGACACTTAAAGATAAAGAAATGATTATTAACTACTGTCAGGCGCTATTAAAGAAAGCAAGAAAACGAATTATCATTTCGATGTGGGACGATATGTATGAGGTTTTAAAAGGAGATTTAGAGGAAGCTGCCAAACGAATTGACATTAAAGGACTTACCATCCATGTGGAGAATCCAGTTAGTAAAATTGACACCCATCGGCTTACGCAATTTACCGAAACCCCGACGAGTGAACATTGGTTTATTTTATCCATTGATGCACAAGAAATGATTTATGGACCTTCGTTAGATGCGCGTAACTTAGCCTTTTACACAAATGATCCAGTTCATATTTATTTACTGGAAGATTACATTTGGCATGATGTTTTAGTCAATCGGATTGTCAAAAGTAGTAATGAAGATTTCGATAAGTGGATTGCAGTTGAAAGAAAATGGTTTTATGAAAATCAAACATGA
- a CDS encoding TSUP family transporter: MFGDLDLSIVIILFSFGFLGAFINSIVGGGGLITLPALLFVGLPPATAIATNKLAATLGNLTSTLTFLRAGKIDFQLLKPIIPLVFIGSMLGAITVNFISPDLLKPLIFIMLVVVLIYTVIKKEWGSIEERLELTKKRKIIFASVLIVIGFYDGFLGPGTGSFIIFAFILMGFDFIQASGNAKLLNLTSNLAALLTFLFLGAVNFSYGIIMGLAMIAGAFAGAKFALSRGTKYVRILFIVVTSLLILKNGYDYFIG, from the coding sequence ATGTTTGGGGATCTAGATCTTTCAATAGTCATTATTTTATTTAGTTTTGGTTTTTTAGGTGCATTCATTAATTCCATTGTTGGTGGTGGGGGATTGATTACGTTACCAGCATTATTATTTGTCGGACTTCCACCAGCAACAGCCATTGCAACTAACAAGCTTGCAGCTACACTAGGAAATTTAACAAGTACGCTGACGTTTTTACGTGCAGGGAAAATTGATTTTCAATTATTAAAACCGATTATACCACTTGTATTTATTGGCTCAATGCTTGGCGCAATTACAGTTAATTTTATTTCTCCAGATTTACTGAAGCCTCTAATTTTCATCATGTTAGTCGTTGTGTTGATTTACACAGTAATCAAAAAAGAATGGGGAAGTATTGAAGAACGACTGGAACTGACGAAGAAAAGAAAAATAATTTTTGCTAGCGTGTTAATAGTGATTGGGTTTTATGACGGGTTTTTAGGACCGGGAACAGGCTCATTTATTATTTTCGCCTTTATACTCATGGGGTTTGATTTTATACAAGCTTCTGGAAATGCCAAGCTACTTAATCTTACAAGTAACCTCGCTGCGCTTCTTACGTTTTTATTTCTCGGTGCTGTCAATTTTTCATATGGCATCATTATGGGCTTGGCGATGATTGCTGGTGCTTTTGCAGGAGCGAAATTTGCATTATCACGTGGTACAAAGTATGTTCGAATCCTCTTTATTGTTGTCACGTCTCTATTAATCTTAAAGAATGGCTATGACTATTTCATAGGATAA
- a CDS encoding DUF2798 domain-containing protein, which produces MPTTKKEGLLFGLMMCFGMVLVMTIYNFYLNGMFGKMTFIEGITEFLIGFIIALILDIFIVGPNAKKIALKLTRNTTNKIYTILAISTCMVIGMASLMSIYGIVTMMIHSGYQSNSILIDYLSVLGKNFALALPLQMIVMGPLVRYLFMKYIQSNKMAIEN; this is translated from the coding sequence TTGCCGACAACGAAAAAAGAAGGCCTACTATTTGGATTGATGATGTGTTTTGGAATGGTGCTCGTTATGACAATCTATAATTTTTACCTAAATGGAATGTTTGGGAAAATGACATTTATAGAAGGAATCACGGAATTTTTGATTGGATTTATCATTGCATTAATCCTTGATATTTTCATTGTAGGGCCTAATGCGAAAAAAATAGCGTTGAAGTTAACTAGAAATACAACAAATAAAATCTATACGATTCTAGCTATCTCAACATGCATGGTAATCGGAATGGCATCTCTTATGTCCATTTACGGGATCGTGACGATGATGATCCACAGTGGCTACCAATCAAACTCCATATTGATAGATTATTTATCGGTATTGGGTAAGAACTTCGCTTTGGCATTACCTTTACAAATGATTGTGATGGGACCACTAGTGCGTTATTTGTTTATGAAGTATATTCAGTCTAATAAAATGGCTATCGAAAATTAA
- a CDS encoding dienelactone hydrolase family protein, translating into MYKLSKKSDTLIIVIHEIYGINPHIVGVCEKLATYDVDVICPNLIEREHPFEYTQEETAYRHFMDHVGFKNAFQKVKNIIVEFRYQYTNIFIIGFSVGATVAWLCSEEECVDGVVGYYGSRIRDFVNVTPKCPVLLFFPHVEKSFNVEKLATTLAEANTNVQICEGEHGFSDPYSTKYNEELAQITFQKTLQHFKIT; encoded by the coding sequence GTGTACAAACTAAGTAAAAAATCCGATACATTAATCATTGTCATTCATGAAATTTATGGAATTAACCCGCATATAGTTGGTGTTTGTGAAAAGCTTGCGACATATGATGTGGATGTCATTTGTCCAAATTTAATCGAACGAGAACATCCCTTTGAATACACCCAGGAGGAAACGGCATATCGCCATTTTATGGATCATGTAGGTTTTAAAAATGCATTCCAAAAAGTAAAAAATATCATAGTAGAGTTTCGATATCAGTATACAAATATTTTTATCATTGGATTTAGTGTAGGTGCTACGGTTGCTTGGTTGTGCAGTGAGGAAGAATGTGTAGATGGGGTCGTTGGTTATTACGGTTCGCGTATTCGGGACTTTGTCAATGTAACGCCAAAATGCCCAGTGTTGCTATTTTTCCCGCACGTGGAAAAATCATTTAATGTGGAAAAACTAGCCACAACATTAGCCGAAGCAAATACCAATGTACAGATATGTGAAGGGGAACACGGATTTAGTGATCCCTACTCTACAAAATACAATGAAGAATTAGCTCAAATTACATTTCAAAAAACATTACAGCATTTTAAAATCACTTAA
- a CDS encoding pentapeptide repeat-containing protein gives MANIMDRNIRESLRADCSKCFGLCCTALNIVASSDFAVNKPAGTPCPNLQHDFRCKIHNKLRYIGFKGCTVFDCLGAGQQVSQHTFNGQSWREYPEVAEKMFRVFPIMEQLYEMIAFIAEACTYNTPPSLQERLSKQLEKLQELTELDAERLLTLDMTSCRFPVNELLLETSEYIRNELSSKVFAIQKGKQYRGADWIGKNLKGKDLRTTDFRGAYLIAADLRNADLRGADLIGADLRDANLSGANLSTSMFLTQMQINSAKGDANTQLPSHIQTPPHWVISIG, from the coding sequence ATGGCTAATATAATGGATCGTAACATTAGAGAAAGTTTACGAGCGGATTGTTCAAAATGCTTTGGGCTCTGCTGCACTGCGCTCAATATTGTTGCCTCAAGTGACTTTGCGGTAAATAAACCTGCAGGGACACCTTGCCCGAACTTACAACATGACTTCCGTTGTAAAATACATAACAAGTTGAGATATATAGGATTCAAAGGTTGTACGGTATTTGATTGTTTAGGTGCTGGTCAACAAGTTTCTCAGCATACTTTCAATGGTCAAAGCTGGAGGGAATATCCTGAAGTTGCTGAAAAAATGTTTCGAGTCTTCCCGATTATGGAGCAATTATATGAAATGATTGCGTTTATTGCGGAAGCCTGTACATATAATACACCGCCTTCCTTGCAGGAGCGGTTGTCTAAACAATTAGAGAAGTTACAAGAGTTGACTGAACTGGATGCTGAGCGTTTATTAACTTTAGATATGACGAGTTGCCGTTTTCCGGTTAACGAATTACTTTTGGAGACGAGTGAATACATTCGAAATGAACTTAGTTCAAAAGTTTTTGCTATTCAAAAAGGGAAGCAATATCGAGGCGCAGATTGGATTGGGAAAAATTTAAAAGGTAAAGATTTAAGAACAACTGATTTCAGAGGGGCTTATTTAATTGCCGCTGATTTACGAAATGCAGATCTAAGAGGTGCCGATTTGATAGGTGCTGACTTACGCGACGCCAATTTAAGTGGTGCCAATCTTTCAACCAGTATGTTCCTAACCCAAATGCAAATCAACTCGGCAAAAGGTGATGCTAACACGCAATTGCCTTCACATATCCAAACACCACCTCACTGGGTTATTTCAATAGGATGA
- the ltrA gene encoding group II intron reverse transcriptase/maturase, producing the protein MMYWLVLHVQAEVVEARSPKKRDRRESRLFGGGVLFQITISFTSQSEYGLGRYGNMNEQTEEQCLRVGGVSTKKRRWYSLIDKIWSYSNLEHAFYDVKRNRGSHGVDNVTVKEFESNLEHNLRVLQQSLRDKSYRAKPVRRVFIPKADGTQRPLGIPTVGDRVLQAAVKRKLEPIFEQKFLPCSFGFRPNRSAHMAIQKIRKDLLDGYTYVIDADIKTYFDTIPHEKLLEQVKEEVVDSSVLNLIVQFLKSGVLENGVLQESASGSPQGGVISPLLANIYLHPLDETMMSRGHRITRYADDFVICCRTRKGAERVLKSVKKLLEGQLKLVVHPTKTKIVDNLCEPFTFLGYTFKNGYYHTPSDKAVVKFKEKIKDVTKKNLTVNLEEFIKVSVNPIVRGWGRYFGIGFSKSLFTKLDSWIRRRLRMIQLRSWRKLKKLHRELRKRKWKGELPRLRMTKWRSSKSPPVSVAIPNERFRELRLVFLIDIYNDLHPQRG; encoded by the coding sequence ATGATGTACTGGCTAGTTCTTCATGTCCAAGCAGAAGTCGTGGAGGCAAGATCGCCAAAGAAACGAGACCGAAGGGAAAGTAGGTTGTTTGGGGGCGGAGTACTATTCCAAATAACGATTAGTTTCACTAGTCAATCGGAGTATGGATTAGGAAGGTACGGTAATATGAATGAACAAACTGAAGAACAGTGCTTACGTGTAGGAGGGGTATCTACTAAGAAACGCAGATGGTATAGCTTAATAGATAAGATATGGTCTTACTCAAATCTGGAACATGCCTTCTATGATGTTAAAAGAAATAGAGGGTCACATGGCGTTGATAATGTCACGGTAAAAGAGTTTGAATCGAATTTGGAACACAACTTAAGAGTGCTCCAACAATCTTTACGTGATAAATCCTATCGAGCTAAGCCAGTAAGAAGAGTCTTTATACCAAAAGCAGACGGAACACAACGACCCTTAGGGATACCTACGGTTGGAGACAGAGTCCTACAAGCTGCGGTAAAAAGGAAATTAGAACCTATCTTTGAACAGAAGTTTTTACCATGTAGTTTTGGATTTAGACCGAATCGTAGTGCACATATGGCTATTCAGAAAATCCGTAAGGATTTATTAGATGGATATACATATGTAATCGATGCAGATATCAAAACATATTTTGATACGATTCCGCACGAAAAACTACTAGAACAAGTAAAAGAAGAAGTAGTTGATAGTAGTGTACTTAATTTAATTGTGCAATTTCTTAAATCAGGTGTGCTCGAGAACGGAGTTTTACAAGAAAGTGCTAGTGGAAGCCCTCAAGGAGGGGTAATAAGTCCATTATTAGCGAATATCTATCTACACCCATTAGATGAAACAATGATGTCTCGAGGACACAGAATTACAAGATATGCCGATGATTTTGTAATCTGTTGTAGAACTAGAAAAGGTGCAGAAAGAGTTTTAAAATCTGTAAAGAAGCTGTTGGAAGGTCAACTAAAATTAGTAGTACATCCAACTAAAACTAAAATTGTAGACAACTTATGTGAGCCTTTCACTTTCCTTGGATATACGTTTAAGAATGGCTATTATCATACCCCATCGGATAAAGCGGTCGTAAAATTTAAGGAAAAGATTAAGGATGTCACTAAGAAAAACCTAACTGTAAACCTAGAAGAATTCATTAAAGTGAGTGTAAATCCAATAGTAAGAGGATGGGGCAGATACTTTGGAATTGGTTTTAGTAAGTCGTTGTTTACGAAGTTGGATAGTTGGATAAGGCGAAGGCTACGGATGATTCAGTTACGGAGCTGGCGTAAGCTAAAGAAGTTACATCGGGAGCTTAGAAAACGAAAGTGGAAAGGAGAACTCCCCCGTTTAAGAATGACTAAATGGAGAAGTTCAAAAAGTCCTCCGGTAAGCGTGGCAATCCCTAACGAAAGATTCCGAGAACTGCGATTAGTTTTCTTAATTGATATTTATAATGACCTGCATCCCCAACGGGGATAA
- a CDS encoding YrvL family regulatory protein, with the protein MTEHKNSSFRDMNIKEKIITILGIALLLILVSCFVLGLYFFGIVGVFELLGVEYNSIWSVVVFVVSFFILGVIVELFTKAILKLCIQKGTGKTEMFIFRIIFEGASNWLVLFIVDSLMTDISLITKTEIIIALIVALIEVTFDRDNAKVTKTQ; encoded by the coding sequence ATGACAGAGCATAAAAATAGTTCATTCCGAGATATGAACATAAAAGAAAAAATCATTACTATTCTCGGAATAGCACTCCTTTTGATCTTAGTATCGTGCTTCGTGTTAGGGCTCTACTTCTTTGGAATAGTAGGTGTGTTTGAACTGCTCGGTGTGGAGTATAATTCAATCTGGTCAGTAGTTGTCTTTGTTGTCAGTTTCTTTATTTTAGGTGTCATTGTTGAATTGTTTACTAAAGCCATTTTGAAGCTGTGCATACAAAAGGGTACAGGGAAAACGGAGATGTTTATTTTCCGAATTATTTTTGAAGGTGCTTCCAACTGGCTAGTCCTGTTTATTGTGGATAGTTTAATGACCGATATTTCACTTATTACTAAAACAGAGATCATTATCGCGTTGATAGTTGCCCTAATTGAAGTTACTTTTGACAGGGATAATGCTAAAGTTACAAAGACACAATGA
- a CDS encoding S-layer homology domain-containing protein, translated as MKKSRIVSVLLGLLLVLALPLQQASAASSFKDIPADYWAADVIEQFVDEGLMSGFEDATFRPNQNVSRQQAAIILVKALDLEVDSVATSQFTDVKANHPYAAYFEAASKAGLMTGSNGEFNPDEPLTRAQLATIFVKAFDLEGNGTTAFKDVPKNSYAYEVIDALYANNITSGYADNTFKPSATTTRAHFVAMLSKALEQNGQSSEDITELLREVYENEFNLDSYEFEGSIDLGLVLPETEDLEPEVGFILETLKDIQIDITGAYKKDPMQLEAVIDLTLKGDIQTTFSMPMVMTEEKMWVKLPESPLLPLPAEVKGKFIEFDLLELAELSGQSAASLDYDLQAEMNQHFINLVVSALGKDFYKEVDPSSVTLPAGIEADKVIKFEITNETLKPFINTVINDLLPKFIELLGNPEYVEALGLTAEDVQLLKEGFATEDINLDEVVAEISKFLKINQLDEIIVLTEDNYISYDAGTLDFTVTVENEGAFNFKLSFIQSKSNVNKDFDFSIGIPTGENVLPFDELLQLEEEALTN; from the coding sequence ATGAAGAAAAGTAGAATAGTATCAGTATTGCTTGGTCTTCTCTTAGTTTTAGCATTGCCACTTCAACAAGCGAGTGCGGCATCTTCGTTTAAAGATATTCCAGCAGATTACTGGGCAGCAGATGTAATTGAACAATTTGTTGATGAAGGTCTTATGAGTGGTTTTGAGGATGCAACATTCCGTCCAAACCAAAACGTTAGTCGTCAACAAGCGGCAATTATTCTAGTAAAAGCACTAGATTTGGAAGTAGATAGTGTAGCTACTAGTCAGTTTACAGACGTTAAAGCAAATCACCCATACGCAGCTTATTTCGAAGCTGCTTCTAAAGCTGGTCTTATGACAGGAAGTAATGGTGAGTTCAATCCAGATGAGCCACTTACACGCGCTCAATTGGCTACAATTTTCGTAAAAGCATTTGATTTGGAAGGGAACGGAACAACTGCTTTCAAAGATGTACCGAAAAATTCCTATGCGTATGAAGTAATTGATGCACTTTATGCAAATAACATTACTTCAGGATATGCTGATAATACATTCAAACCTTCTGCAACAACGACTCGTGCACATTTCGTTGCGATGCTATCAAAAGCATTAGAACAAAATGGACAGTCAAGTGAAGACATTACAGAATTATTAAGAGAAGTTTATGAGAATGAATTCAATCTTGATTCATACGAGTTCGAAGGTAGCATTGATTTAGGACTTGTTTTACCTGAAACAGAGGACTTAGAACCAGAAGTAGGATTCATTTTAGAAACATTAAAAGATATCCAAATCGATATTACGGGTGCATACAAAAAAGACCCAATGCAATTAGAAGCGGTAATCGACCTTACATTAAAAGGCGATATCCAAACGACATTCTCTATGCCAATGGTAATGACAGAAGAAAAAATGTGGGTTAAACTTCCAGAGTCTCCACTATTACCATTACCTGCAGAAGTGAAAGGGAAGTTCATTGAGTTTGACCTATTAGAACTTGCTGAACTATCAGGGCAATCTGCTGCTTCTTTAGACTACGATTTACAAGCAGAAATGAATCAACATTTTATTAACCTAGTTGTTAGTGCACTAGGAAAAGATTTTTATAAAGAAGTAGACCCAAGCTCTGTAACGCTTCCAGCAGGTATCGAAGCAGATAAAGTTATTAAATTCGAAATAACAAATGAAACGTTAAAACCATTTATAAATACAGTGATTAACGATCTGTTACCTAAATTTATTGAATTACTTGGAAACCCTGAGTATGTAGAAGCGCTTGGCTTAACTGCTGAAGATGTTCAATTATTGAAAGAAGGATTTGCAACGGAAGATATCAATCTTGATGAGGTAGTTGCAGAGATTAGTAAATTCCTAAAAATTAATCAATTAGACGAGATTATTGTTCTAACAGAAGATAACTATATTAGCTATGATGCTGGAACACTTGATTTTACAGTAACTGTAGAAAATGAAGGTGCATTTAACTTCAAGTTATCATTCATCCAATCTAAGTCTAATGTAAATAAAGACTTCGACTTCTCAATTGGCATCCCAACAGGTGAAAATGTTCTTCCATTCGATGAACTATTACAATTAGAAGAAGAAGCATTAACGAACTAA
- a CDS encoding MBL fold metallo-hydrolase, whose translation MNIQHIRNATIVVEYAGKTFLIDPMLAEKGTYPPFPNSVRQDQHNPLVSLPTSIDNILNGIDAVIVTHLHLDHWDDAAKEALPKHIKLFTQNDEDATEIRKAGFQNVEVLTEDTVFEGIQLIKTKGEHGRGEILKLAGKVCGVLFKHSNEKTLYVAGDTVWYDAVQEVIDTHLPDIIVVNAGDNQFLQGGSLVMGKEDVYEVYKAAPHAKIMTVHMEAVNHWTLSREELKTFTNEKGISSNVLVPADGESYTF comes from the coding sequence TTGAACATACAACATATCCGTAATGCAACGATCGTTGTTGAATATGCAGGGAAAACGTTTTTAATAGATCCGATGTTAGCTGAAAAAGGGACTTATCCACCATTTCCAAATTCCGTTAGACAAGACCAACACAACCCTTTAGTAAGTTTGCCAACATCCATTGATAACATACTGAATGGAATTGATGCAGTAATCGTTACGCATCTGCATTTAGATCATTGGGATGATGCTGCTAAGGAAGCGTTGCCGAAGCACATCAAATTATTTACACAAAACGATGAAGATGCAACAGAAATTCGAAAAGCTGGGTTCCAAAACGTAGAAGTTTTAACAGAGGATACAGTATTCGAAGGGATTCAATTAATAAAAACAAAAGGCGAACATGGCCGAGGTGAAATTTTAAAACTGGCAGGCAAAGTATGCGGCGTTCTCTTTAAACACTCGAATGAAAAAACATTGTATGTTGCTGGAGATACCGTTTGGTACGATGCAGTACAGGAAGTCATTGATACACATCTTCCAGATATCATCGTTGTTAACGCTGGGGATAATCAATTTTTACAAGGCGGTTCTCTAGTAATGGGGAAAGAGGATGTCTATGAAGTGTACAAGGCAGCTCCTCATGCAAAAATTATGACAGTTCATATGGAAGCTGTAAATCACTGGACGTTATCAAGGGAAGAGTTAAAAACATTTACAAATGAAAAAGGGATTTCCTCTAACGTACTCGTACCAGCTGACGGTGAGTCATACACATTTTAA
- a CDS encoding Lrp/AsnC family transcriptional regulator, whose amino-acid sequence MLDHTDLKILQELSLNSRLTMKELGEKVHLTGPAVSARVAKLEESGVIEGYTIQVNQAKLGCPIHAFITIITESIFHQSYLSFIKTHGINVINNYKISGDGCYILECRFPSNEVMNQFLEELNNHANYKLSIVINKGT is encoded by the coding sequence ATGTTAGATCATACAGACTTGAAGATTTTACAGGAGCTATCTCTGAACAGTCGGCTCACAATGAAAGAATTGGGGGAAAAAGTCCACTTAACTGGACCAGCTGTTTCCGCTCGAGTAGCAAAATTAGAGGAGAGTGGAGTAATCGAAGGCTATACCATTCAAGTGAACCAGGCTAAGTTAGGCTGTCCAATACATGCATTTATAACAATCATTACCGAAAGCATTTTTCATCAATCTTATCTGTCGTTCATCAAAACACACGGAATTAATGTCATCAACAACTATAAAATCAGTGGAGATGGATGTTACATACTTGAATGCAGATTCCCCTCAAATGAAGTAATGAATCAATTTTTAGAGGAACTAAACAACCACGCAAACTACAAATTATCAATCGTCATTAATAAGGGGACTTAA